In Rhodothermus marinus DSM 4252, a single genomic region encodes these proteins:
- a CDS encoding TolB family protein — protein sequence MKKLRWKWSSLWMAGLLLAACSLFEPEKKTRFDYGGDPLPGTENLYNLRLSPDGEWVALIRAYTPERLDPPNQLWLVHRDGRKMRFLGPSIGSADWSPDGKRLALTYEPGLCCDVHVVTLDLESGQVVVWTGADTLLLSHPTASFPHWFQDGQRLLVSVIGKAYGQLYETGIYVLNLVHRQVEGPLVKSMVGAQLGGRDRFAVGIMPQPQGRVYRENAVRYEFATGALTVLTDFGPEEAYRFAVSPSPVEDLIVLERRVEGVPQLFLMDGKGRILRQLTERGGHNPRWSYDGRAVLFLRDVEAGPGARNVPFVYWLDEDREEPLWPMLPDSVPAFPVLDTLLAGCMLCGKLP from the coding sequence ATGAAAAAGCTGCGGTGGAAGTGGTCGAGTCTCTGGATGGCGGGGCTGTTACTGGCCGCCTGCTCGCTTTTCGAGCCGGAAAAAAAGACGCGTTTTGACTACGGGGGAGACCCTCTGCCCGGCACCGAGAACCTGTACAATCTACGTTTATCCCCGGACGGCGAATGGGTGGCGCTGATCCGGGCCTATACGCCGGAACGGCTCGATCCGCCCAATCAACTCTGGCTGGTCCATCGCGATGGTCGGAAGATGCGTTTTCTGGGACCCAGCATCGGTAGTGCCGACTGGTCGCCGGATGGTAAACGGCTCGCATTGACTTACGAGCCAGGGCTTTGCTGTGATGTTCATGTGGTGACGCTGGATCTGGAAAGTGGCCAGGTGGTGGTCTGGACGGGAGCCGATACGTTGCTGCTGTCGCATCCGACCGCCTCGTTTCCGCACTGGTTCCAGGACGGCCAACGACTGCTGGTTTCTGTTATCGGAAAGGCATACGGCCAGCTTTACGAGACAGGCATCTACGTCTTAAACCTCGTACACCGACAGGTGGAAGGCCCCCTGGTTAAGTCGATGGTAGGGGCTCAATTAGGCGGGCGGGATCGTTTTGCGGTGGGGATTATGCCGCAGCCGCAGGGGAGGGTCTACCGGGAGAACGCCGTGCGATATGAATTTGCCACGGGCGCGTTGACGGTGTTGACGGATTTTGGTCCAGAAGAAGCCTATCGATTTGCAGTGTCACCCAGCCCGGTGGAAGACCTGATCGTGCTGGAGCGGCGCGTGGAGGGTGTGCCACAGCTTTTTCTGATGGACGGAAAGGGGCGCATCCTGCGACAATTGACCGAGCGGGGCGGCCACAACCCGCGCTGGAGCTATGATGGGCGGGCCGTGTTGTTTTTGCGGGATGTGGAGGCGGGTCCGGGGGCCCGGAATGTGCCCTTCGTGTACTGGTTGGACGAGGACCGTGAGGAGCCGCTCTGGCCGATGTTGCCGGACTCGGTGCCGGCGTTTCCTGTGCTGGACACGTTGCTTGCCGGGTGCATGCTCTGTGGAAAACTCCCGTAA
- a CDS encoding potassium channel beta subunit family protein, with amino-acid sequence MEYRHLGRSGLKVSALSYGAWVTFGDQIDEGLAEECMHAAYEAGVNFFDNAEAYAGGKAEIMMGNILKRSGWKRSDLVISTKIFWGGKGPNDVGLSRKHIIEGTKAALERLQLDYVDLIFCHRPDPETPIEETVWAMNYVLDQGWAFYWGTSEWSAEQIRYAYEFARREHLIPPTMEQPQYNMFHRVRVEREYAPLYRDYELGLTTWSPLASGILTGKYNEGIPEGSRMSLPGYEWLRKRLESEEGRRQIEKVRRLMPIAEELGCTMAQLAIAWCLKNPNVSTVITGASRPEQVRENMKALEVARRLTPEVMERIEAILENRPEPEINWRER; translated from the coding sequence ATGGAATACCGGCATCTGGGACGTTCCGGGCTGAAAGTGTCGGCGCTGTCCTACGGCGCATGGGTGACGTTCGGCGATCAGATCGATGAGGGGCTGGCCGAGGAGTGCATGCACGCCGCCTACGAGGCCGGCGTGAACTTCTTCGACAACGCCGAGGCCTACGCCGGCGGCAAGGCCGAGATCATGATGGGCAACATCCTGAAGCGCTCCGGCTGGAAGCGCTCGGACCTGGTCATTTCCACGAAGATCTTCTGGGGCGGCAAAGGGCCGAACGACGTGGGCCTGTCGCGCAAGCACATCATCGAAGGCACGAAGGCGGCGCTGGAGCGGCTTCAGCTCGACTACGTGGACCTGATCTTCTGCCACCGGCCCGATCCGGAGACGCCCATCGAGGAGACGGTCTGGGCCATGAACTACGTGCTGGATCAGGGCTGGGCCTTCTACTGGGGCACGAGCGAATGGAGCGCCGAGCAGATCCGCTACGCCTACGAGTTTGCCCGCCGCGAGCATTTGATTCCGCCCACCATGGAGCAGCCCCAGTATAACATGTTCCACCGCGTACGCGTCGAGCGTGAGTACGCGCCGCTTTACCGCGACTACGAGCTGGGGCTGACCACCTGGAGCCCGCTGGCCAGCGGCATCCTGACGGGCAAGTATAACGAGGGCATTCCCGAAGGAAGCCGCATGAGCCTGCCGGGCTACGAGTGGCTGCGCAAACGGCTGGAAAGCGAAGAAGGACGGCGCCAGATCGAAAAGGTGCGCCGGCTCATGCCGATCGCCGAAGAGCTGGGCTGCACGATGGCGCAACTGGCCATCGCCTGGTGCCTGAAGAATCCGAATGTGAGCACGGTCATCACGGGCGCCTCGCGGCCCGAGCAGGTACGGGAAAACATGAAAGCGCTGGAGGTGGCCCGGCGCCTGACGCCCGAGGTCATGGAGCGCATCGAAGCCATTCTCGAAAACAGACCCGAGCCCGAGATCAACTGGCGCGAGCGGTGA